In Calditrichota bacterium, the following proteins share a genomic window:
- a CDS encoding transketolase, which produces MQAEFAHWEKIKDMVDQCIDFMLNLRQSGHPGGSRSKVHAFLVTALSGVMRWDPRHPEKRFADRFILVGGHTNPLVYAALAVLNEALRRKYERTKDKRYLIPDAQKRAVLYEDLLTLRRRGGLPGHAEMAGKTLFFKFNTGPSAHGSPVAAGQALALKLAGAEDVRVFAMEGDGGLTPGAAHETQNNAYGLGLNNLFYLIDWNDFGIDDHRISSIVHGSPQDWFAAHGWRVMGTEQGMEWGPVARTIVELVYGDNPRKLPNAAWFKTRKGRGYGIFDNKSHGMPHTPMNSPVFWEWRKEFMERYGISFDGYGSPAPATEEERREQTRRNLRHVMEVYDQDPALVDYVADRLVELGDSIPEDKPSLRFSFAQNPTTDPVITDYRHYPAELFAKPGEKLPNRAALAKFGAWVNAYTHEKYGRPLFIAMSADLAESTNIAGFAKKWGDFPGFGVYNRDTNLTGALLPQAITEFANAGICAGLACVNLARDPFAEFNGFYGACSTYGSFVYLKYGPLRLLSQLAQDCEIKIGKVLWVVGHSGPETADDSRTHFGIFAPGVTQLFPEGQVINVYPWEHNEVPVVIGAALATNVHIIALHLTRPPIEIPDREALGIPSFFEAAKGAYVLRDYVPGQKVGGTIFVQGTSTTSNVIKILPELAREKLNVKIVAAISPELFRLLPASYRESVVSAGEWLDSTVITNAARRGMYDWIAHRVAVEYAMSADWDNRWRTGGTVDEVCDEAHISPEWLLTGIERFVRDREKRLRAIRDAA; this is translated from the coding sequence CTGCAAGCAGAGTTTGCCCATTGGGAAAAGATAAAGGACATGGTCGACCAGTGCATCGATTTCATGCTCAATCTGCGGCAGAGTGGTCACCCGGGCGGCTCGCGATCCAAGGTACACGCCTTCTTGGTCACCGCGCTGAGCGGAGTCATGCGCTGGGATCCCCGCCATCCAGAGAAGCGCTTTGCCGACCGCTTCATCCTGGTGGGTGGTCACACCAACCCGCTGGTGTACGCTGCGCTGGCGGTGCTCAATGAAGCCTTGCGGCGCAAGTACGAACGCACCAAGGACAAGCGCTACCTGATTCCGGATGCACAGAAGCGGGCGGTCTTATACGAAGACCTGCTGACCCTCCGCCGGCGCGGCGGATTGCCCGGCCACGCTGAGATGGCCGGCAAGACTCTTTTCTTCAAGTTCAATACTGGGCCCTCGGCGCACGGTTCCCCAGTGGCCGCCGGCCAGGCACTGGCCCTCAAGCTGGCCGGAGCCGAGGACGTCCGCGTGTTTGCCATGGAGGGCGATGGTGGCCTCACCCCAGGCGCGGCCCACGAGACCCAGAACAACGCCTATGGCCTGGGGCTCAACAACCTCTTCTACCTCATCGACTGGAACGACTTTGGCATCGACGATCATCGGATCAGTTCGATTGTCCACGGATCTCCGCAGGACTGGTTTGCCGCCCACGGTTGGCGGGTAATGGGCACAGAACAGGGCATGGAATGGGGCCCGGTAGCGAGGACGATCGTAGAGCTGGTCTACGGGGACAACCCCCGCAAGCTGCCCAACGCCGCCTGGTTCAAGACGCGCAAGGGGCGCGGCTACGGGATCTTTGACAACAAATCCCACGGCATGCCGCACACGCCCATGAACAGTCCTGTCTTCTGGGAGTGGCGGAAAGAGTTCATGGAGCGCTATGGCATCAGCTTCGATGGCTATGGCAGCCCGGCGCCGGCCACGGAAGAAGAGCGGCGGGAGCAGACACGCCGCAACCTGCGCCACGTCATGGAGGTGTACGATCAAGACCCCGCGCTGGTCGACTATGTGGCCGACCGACTCGTCGAGCTCGGTGATTCCATCCCCGAGGACAAGCCCTCGCTCCGCTTTTCCTTCGCGCAGAACCCGACCACCGATCCGGTGATCACCGATTATCGCCACTACCCGGCGGAACTCTTTGCCAAGCCTGGTGAAAAGCTCCCCAATCGTGCGGCTCTGGCCAAGTTCGGTGCCTGGGTCAACGCCTACACGCACGAGAAGTACGGCCGACCGCTGTTCATCGCCATGTCCGCTGACCTGGCCGAGTCGACGAACATCGCGGGGTTTGCGAAAAAGTGGGGCGACTTCCCCGGCTTTGGCGTCTACAACCGCGACACAAACCTAACTGGTGCACTGCTCCCGCAGGCGATCACGGAATTTGCCAACGCAGGAATCTGCGCCGGACTGGCCTGCGTAAACCTTGCCCGCGATCCCTTTGCAGAGTTCAACGGCTTCTACGGTGCCTGTTCCACGTATGGCTCCTTTGTCTATCTCAAGTACGGGCCACTGCGCTTGCTCAGCCAGCTCGCCCAGGACTGTGAGATCAAGATCGGCAAGGTGCTCTGGGTAGTTGGTCATTCTGGCCCGGAGACGGCGGATGACTCCCGCACCCACTTTGGCATCTTTGCTCCAGGAGTGACGCAGCTCTTCCCAGAGGGACAGGTGATCAACGTCTATCCTTGGGAGCACAATGAGGTGCCGGTGGTGATCGGGGCGGCCCTTGCCACCAACGTGCACATCATCGCGCTCCATCTCACACGTCCGCCTATCGAGATACCCGACCGTGAGGCGCTTGGCATCCCGTCCTTCTTTGAGGCCGCGAAAGGGGCGTACGTGCTTCGCGATTACGTCCCCGGGCAGAAGGTTGGCGGCACAATCTTCGTGCAGGGCACCAGCACCACTTCCAATGTCATCAAGATTCTCCCAGAGCTCGCCCGGGAGAAGCTGAACGTCAAGATTGTCGCTGCCATCAGTCCGGAGCTCTTCCGCTTGCTACCGGCCTCCTACCGAGAGTCGGTGGTTTCTGCAGGCGAGTGGCTTGATTCCACGGTCATCACCAATGCCGCGCGGCGGGGCATGTACGATTGGATCGCCCATCGCGTGGCCGTCGAATACGCCATGTCGGCCGACTGGGACAACCGCTGGCGCACGGGTGGCACCGTGGACGAAGTGTGCGACGAGGCGCACATCTCGCCGGAATGGCTGCTCACGGGCATCGAGCGCTTTGTGCGGGACCGGGAGAAGCGACTCCGCGCCATCCGGGATGCGGCC